In Asticcacaulis sp. MM231, the genomic window CAAATCCTGGAAATAAATGACTGTCATGAAAAGCAAATTTTCACCCGCTTTTTACATTGGTGTCGATGGTGGCGGCACAAAATGCCGCGCAAGGCTGCGTAACGAGATAGGCGATATCCTTGGAGAGGCCGAAAGCGGCCCTGCCAATATTCGCTTAGGCCTGGAGCTCGCCTGGTCCAACATCATGGCGTCGATCGACAAGGCGCTGGCAAAAGCCGGTCTGACCCGTGACATTTTCCCGCAAACGGCCGTGGGGCTGGGCCTCGCCGGCGTGGTGACGCCGAACGACTGCACACGCACCCTTGAAGCCGCGCCAAAGGCGGGTTTTGGCGCTCTGCGTGCCGCCGCCGATTATCATGTCGCCTGTCTCGGCGCCTTTGAGGGCCGCGATGGCGGCATCCAGATCGCTGGCACCGGCAGTTCCGGCTATGCCATCATCAGCGGCAAGGGTCATCCGGTCGGCGGCTGGGGCTTTGTGTTAAGCGAAAAGGGCTCCGCTGCCGCGCTGGGCCGCGATGCAGTTGCCGCCGCCCTAAAGGCTCATGATGGAC contains:
- a CDS encoding BadF/BadG/BcrA/BcrD ATPase family protein, with product MKSKFSPAFYIGVDGGGTKCRARLRNEIGDILGEAESGPANIRLGLELAWSNIMASIDKALAKAGLTRDIFPQTAVGLGLAGVVTPNDCTRTLEAAPKAGFGALRAAADYHVACLGAFEGRDGGIQIAGTGSSGYAIISGKGHPVGGWGFVLSEKGSAAALGRDAVAAALKAHDGLASDSPFTRALIAHFGHPAAIIDWSERARPSDYGALSPIVFDHARQRDAIAIGLIEQTAADIDTFIAHQIKLGAPRVCLVGGLGPHIRPWLSDATKAVLAEPATDILDGAILLARQSDDATIALREDA